A segment of the Thermus caldifontis genome:
CCTTTGCAGAAGGCTCTGTAGCCGCTGCACTCGTTTTTCCAGGCTTTCGGGGAATCCCCCCAGCCGGATCTCCAGGGTGGCTGGAGGCACCAGGTCTAAGGCGAGGAGATCCAGGGGCAGGGTCCTGAGGTGCTCGAGGGCCGCCAGGGCTTCCGCCCTTTTGGCCAAGCCCACCCTCAGGGTTCGGGTGGCCCGGGGGTAGGGAAAGACCTTAAAGGAAAGCTCCACCATGACCCCCAAGGCACCCAAGGAGCCCACCATGAGGCGGTGAAAGGGAAAGCCGGCGGCGTTTTTCACCACCTTACCCCCGCCCCGCACCGCCCTTCCCTCCCCGTCCACGAAGCGCACCCCCAGGATGAAGTCCCTGAGGCCCCCAAACCGCTCCCGCATGGGTCCGGAAAGCCCCGCCGCCACCGTGCCGCCCAGGGTGGCCCCCTGTTCCACCAGGGGTGGGTGGAAGGGCAGGTATTGGCCGTGGGTCCGTAGGGTCTCCTCGATCTCCTTGAGGGGGGTACCGGCGTAGGCGGTGAAGACGAACTCCTCCGGGGCGTACTCCAGGATGCCCCGGAGGCCCGAGAGGTTGAGGAGGGTTTCCCCTTCCTGGGGGCTGGACAGGGCCGGTTTGCTTCCGCCTCCCTTGGGGCGCAGGCGGGGATGGGCGCGCACGGTTTCCTGCACTTCTTCCAGGGAGGAAGCGAAAACCTCAGGCATAGAGCTCTCCCAGGTCAGTTTTCAGGCCACCTTGATGCGGGCTTTGCCCGTGGTCCGGGAGCACCTTGCCCCGGTTGGCCAGGCCCTTGGGGTCCAGGGCCTCCTTGACCCGTTCCATGGCCAGGAGGTCTTCGGGAGCGAACATCTTTGGCATATACCCCTTCTTCTCCACCCCGATGCCGTGCTCCCCGGTCAAGGACCCCCCCAGGCGCACGCAAAGCTTGAGGATCTCCCCGGCCAACTCCTCGGCCCGCTCCAGTTCCCCCGGCTTCTTGCCGTCGTAGAGGACCAA
Coding sequences within it:
- a CDS encoding FAD-binding protein, whose translation is MPEVFASSLEEVQETVRAHPRLRPKGGGSKPALSSPQEGETLLNLSGLRGILEYAPEEFVFTAYAGTPLKEIEETLRTHGQYLPFHPPLVEQGATLGGTVAAGLSGPMRERFGGLRDFILGVRFVDGEGRAVRGGGKVVKNAAGFPFHRLMVGSLGALGVMVELSFKVFPYPRATRTLRVGLAKRAEALAALEHLRTLPLDLLALDLVPPATLEIRLGGFPESLEKRVQRLQSLLQREGEVLREDEAHWEGVRNLAFLKESPIWVKVPSRLDLIPMLEGLPLGPRRYLAGGELLYAGLDPEGLRALRERAIPHLVLKGEAQQALYPPPPEAFFAPIKRALDPKGRFPLG